A genomic stretch from Chitinophaga agri includes:
- a CDS encoding GerW family sporulation protein: MSVNLEETAKQLIDFLKMETKTETIVGQAFQLGEFTCVPVVRLGMGLGYGGGEGQGDISGKGKGEGTGTGSGATGGMGISPIGFLVTRGDQISFIPTHTSRGLGAAFEKVPDLLEKMLEKKNGKATVS, translated from the coding sequence ATGTCAGTTAATCTCGAAGAAACAGCTAAGCAACTAATTGATTTTCTGAAAATGGAAACAAAGACCGAAACTATTGTCGGGCAGGCATTCCAACTGGGAGAATTCACCTGTGTTCCGGTAGTCAGACTTGGAATGGGACTGGGGTATGGAGGCGGAGAAGGACAGGGCGACATCTCCGGTAAAGGTAAGGGAGAAGGCACAGGTACCGGATCCGGCGCTACCGGTGGGATGGGCATATCTCCTATCGGATTTCTCGTAACCCGCGGAGATCAGATCTCCTTTATCCCCACACATACAAGCAGAGGACTGGGCGCAGCCTTTGAAAAAGTGCCTGATTTGCTGGAAAAAATGCTTGAAAAGAAAAATGGTAAAGCCACCGTATCTTAA